DNA sequence from the Nocardia sp. BMG111209 genome:
GCATAGCCCGGAAGGCTCGGGACACACCGAATTACGAGGGTTCGGCGACCACCGCGACAATCCGCAGCGGCGGTCGCTGAACCATCGGCGGTCAAACGCTAGTGTTGCGACCGGGCCGTGTGTGGGTAGGCGCGCGGCCGCAGGCGACCGCCGCGGCACGACGCGGCCGGCCGGGCAGCACCGGAACATCGAGAAGGGTCGAGTAATTGAGCTTCACACAGGGCGGTAACGGGAGCGACGGGGGCCGCAATCGGACCATCACCTCGATTCCGCTGTCCGGCGTCGACACCACCGCGGCCGCCACCATCGGCGATCTCGTCCGCGATGCCTCCGAGCAGGTGTCGACCCTGGTCCGGGCCGAGGTGGAGCTGGCCAAGACCGAGGTGGGTCGCGAGATCCGCAAGGCCCTGCAGGGCAGCGTGTATTTCATCGCGGCGCTGACCATCCTGTTGTTCAGTACCTTCTTCTTTTTCTTCTTCCTCGCCGAACTGCTGAACGTCTGGCTGCCGCGGTGGGCGTCGTTCCTGATCGTGTTCGGCCTGATGCTGCTCGCCACGGCCGGGCTCGGGCTGCTCGGCTATCTGAAGGTCCGCAGGCTGCGGGCGCCGGCCAAGACCATCGAGAGCCTCAAGGAGACTCGTTCGGTGCTGCCGCACGGACTGGGCGCACACGCCGAGCCGGTTTCCGCCGGACCCGATGAACACGTGGTAACCGAAAGGTCCGGGCGGTAATTCGCCTACTACGCTCCGACAGCGTGTCGTCTACTCCGACCCCGGATCCGTCCAGCGTCCGCTACGACGGCGCCTGGACACACCGGGATGTGCATGCCAACGGCATCCGGTTCCATATCGTCGAGGCGCCGGAATCGCCCGC
Encoded proteins:
- a CDS encoding phage holin family protein yields the protein MSFTQGGNGSDGGRNRTITSIPLSGVDTTAAATIGDLVRDASEQVSTLVRAEVELAKTEVGREIRKALQGSVYFIAALTILLFSTFFFFFFLAELLNVWLPRWASFLIVFGLMLLATAGLGLLGYLKVRRLRAPAKTIESLKETRSVLPHGLGAHAEPVSAGPDEHVVTERSGR